In Apium graveolens cultivar Ventura chromosome 10, ASM990537v1, whole genome shotgun sequence, the following are encoded in one genomic region:
- the LOC141692913 gene encoding protein VAC14 homolog isoform X2 gives MFVVDVNEKEYKSDLHIVSNASCTTNCLAPLAKVVLLVLEVHAVIAREPKYFRQLAVYLVHNFCIDNSLLEKRGALIIRRLFVLLDAERVYRELSTILEGESDLDFTSIMVQVAK, from the exons ATGTTTGTTGTTGATGTCAATGAGAAGGAATACAAATCTGACCTCCATATTGTTTCCAATGCTAGTTGCACCACAAATTGCCTTGCTCCCCTTGCTAAG GTTGTGCTCCTGGTACTTGAGGTGCATGCAGTGATAGCGAGAGAACCAAAGTATTTTCGGCAGCTTGCTGTATATTTAGTCCATAATTTTTGTATTGACAATTCTTTGCTAGAAAA aCGCGGTGCTTTAATAATACGCCGACTTTTTGTACTTCTGGATGCTGAAAGAGTTTACCGTGAACTGTCCACAATACTCGAGGGTGAATCTGATCTGGATTTTACATCTATAATGGTTCAAGTTGCAAAATGA
- the LOC141692913 gene encoding mitochondrial fission protein ELM1-like isoform X1, whose amino-acid sequence MSKPTSDSSRHLFLSRVTRPGGGINEWLLWLPISIHKKVYYIIKQLFLYSRLISRHGGDKLFPFHTEIGSSAGLSYVLDADVKILLGTFRYAGTVISTMEIGISLLVEQLQRGMGAGEECKFKGD is encoded by the exons ATGAGTAAGCCTACTTCCGACAGCTCTCGCCATCTATTTCTCTCT CGGGTAACTAGACCCGGGGGAGGAATTAATGAATGGTTACTCTGGCTTCCAATTTCTATTCACAAAAAAGTATATTACATTATCAAACAGCTCTTTCTTTATTCACGGTTGATATCAAGACACGGTGGGGATAAACTTTTTCCCTTTCATACAGAGATTGGCAGCAGTGCTGGTCTATCATATGTTTTAGATGCTGATGTGAAAATACTTCTGG GCACTTTCAGATATGCGGGTACTGTGATCTCTACCATGGAGATTGGAATCAGTTTATTAGTCGAACAGCTGCAGCGTGGAATG GGTGCTGGGGAAGAGTGTAAATTTAAAGGTGATTAG